One segment of Thermococcus sp. AM4 DNA contains the following:
- a CDS encoding proton-conducting transporter membrane subunit, protein MNVVGLTPVIPILFAFALPLTSILIKGNRRIVLAYALAGTGLTAVSAFKLFQLAYSSKEPLIYTFGGWAAPVGIIYEVDRMSALITLVTAALMFLIAVYSYRHLEGESGLEWYYTLYLGLEAGLLGVLLTGDAFNLFVMIEVTSIAAYALVMFYRDRGDSVVAGLKYALIGAVGTTMYFLALGVLYYAFGTLNFANLSALLHGMDFPVVGKPWGDVVIASGIALALATWAFLIKAAVFPNHFWLPEAHPAAPSPISAVLSGLVVNVGVYALARFLYTVYGGTLSSGLSGVVHSLSVILMFLGAVSALFGALMMLVQRDVKRLIAYSTVMHMGYLVMAVGVGSELALSAALFHMMNHAVAKALLFLAAGVFIHAAGSRNIEDLAGLGRRMPVATFSLAVASLSLVGVPPFNVFFSKLLLFNAFLDENPVLALVLVVSSVTALVAYIRVFYEVWLGEPRENIEVRECWSMSGVCLVLALACIVIGLVAPYIVSHYINPAVVQAVNYKQYIHEALTLAGKIKIS, encoded by the coding sequence ATGAACGTCGTTGGTTTGACTCCCGTAATCCCAATCCTCTTCGCCTTCGCGTTACCACTGACATCAATCCTCATTAAGGGGAACAGGAGGATTGTGCTGGCTTACGCTCTAGCCGGAACGGGTTTAACAGCTGTGAGCGCTTTTAAACTCTTCCAGCTGGCTTACTCTTCAAAAGAACCGTTGATTTACACGTTTGGCGGCTGGGCGGCTCCGGTTGGCATAATTTATGAAGTCGACCGGATGAGTGCGTTAATAACCCTCGTGACCGCGGCATTGATGTTCCTCATCGCAGTCTACAGCTACCGTCACCTCGAGGGCGAGAGCGGGCTGGAATGGTACTACACGCTCTACCTCGGCCTTGAGGCGGGTTTACTCGGCGTTCTCCTGACCGGTGACGCCTTCAACCTCTTCGTTATGATAGAAGTTACCAGCATCGCAGCGTATGCTCTGGTCATGTTTTACCGTGACAGGGGAGATTCGGTGGTTGCGGGCTTGAAGTACGCGCTGATTGGAGCAGTTGGAACGACAATGTACTTCCTGGCCCTTGGAGTCCTCTACTACGCTTTTGGAACGCTGAACTTCGCCAACCTGAGTGCCCTACTCCATGGAATGGACTTCCCGGTGGTTGGGAAGCCCTGGGGAGACGTGGTTATTGCCTCTGGGATCGCCTTGGCCCTGGCAACCTGGGCGTTCCTCATAAAAGCTGCTGTGTTTCCGAACCACTTCTGGCTTCCGGAGGCCCACCCGGCGGCGCCGAGTCCAATTTCGGCTGTGCTCTCTGGGCTGGTGGTTAATGTGGGCGTTTATGCTTTGGCCAGGTTTTTGTACACCGTCTACGGTGGGACTCTAAGTTCTGGCCTGTCTGGTGTTGTCCACTCGCTTAGTGTTATTCTAATGTTCCTTGGAGCAGTTTCGGCGCTCTTTGGAGCCCTAATGATGCTCGTGCAGAGGGATGTGAAGAGGCTGATTGCTTACTCGACAGTAATGCACATGGGTTATCTGGTGATGGCGGTTGGTGTTGGGAGTGAGTTGGCGTTAAGCGCCGCACTCTTCCACATGATGAACCACGCGGTTGCTAAGGCGTTGCTTTTCCTCGCGGCTGGAGTGTTTATTCACGCTGCTGGCTCGAGGAATATTGAGGATTTGGCTGGCCTTGGGAGGAGGATGCCGGTGGCGACTTTCAGTTTGGCGGTGGCTTCGCTGAGTCTGGTGGGTGTGCCGCCGTTCAATGTGTTTTTCAGCAAGCTGCTCTTGTTCAATGCGTTTTTGGATGAAAATCCAGTGCTGGCTTTGGTGCTGGTTGTGAGTTCGGTGACGGCTTTGGTGGCTTACATTAGAGTGTTCTACGAGGTCTGGCTCGGAGAGCCCAGGGAGAACATCGAGGTTAGGGAGTGCTGGAGTATGAGTGGTGTGTGCCTAGTCTTGGCCTTGGCGTGTATTGTTATTGGCCTTGTTGCCCCCTACATTGTCAGCCACTATATTAACCCGGCGGTAGTCCAAGCAGTGAACTACAAACAATACATCCACGAGGCATTAACCTTAGCAGGGAAAATTAAAATATCTTAA
- a CDS encoding Na+/H+ antiporter subunit E, giving the protein MKGVIPTAILAFVTYIIFTGSVTPYDLVTGVIVGVIVGLLVGRFLVKNDVKALNPARWAWGLIYFLWYFLVAEVKAHLDVIGRIITGKVEPGIVKVPLKVKSEYARALVANSITNTPGTVVVDVDEDYLYVNWINVTTEEPEKAKKEICEEFEKYAERIFE; this is encoded by the coding sequence ATGAAGGGCGTGATTCCAACGGCGATATTGGCCTTTGTGACGTACATCATCTTCACGGGTTCAGTTACACCCTACGACTTGGTCACTGGAGTAATAGTTGGAGTAATTGTAGGCCTCTTGGTTGGCCGCTTTCTGGTAAAAAACGATGTCAAAGCCCTCAACCCGGCCAGGTGGGCATGGGGGCTGATTTACTTCCTCTGGTACTTCCTCGTGGCTGAAGTTAAAGCCCACCTGGACGTTATTGGGAGAATAATCACGGGAAAAGTCGAGCCTGGAATCGTGAAAGTCCCGTTGAAGGTAAAGAGCGAGTACGCGAGGGCTTTGGTCGCCAACTCGATAACGAACACTCCCGGAACTGTAGTTGTTGACGTTGATGAGGATTACCTTTACGTGAACTGGATCAACGTGACTACTGAAGAGCCTGAAAAGGCCAAGAAAGAAATCTGCGAGGAGTTTGAGAAGTACGCGGAGAGAATATTCGAGTGA
- a CDS encoding Na+/H+ antiporter subunit C, with product MSTLLWSITITSLLATLIISVYGIVAKPNLVKKLIALTIFGDTANVLVVLLGYRVIYPVKPPILPQLSKTALGEFVRTAVDPLPQALVLTAVVIGMAVNILIAFAIIQIYRIYGTLDVREVGKLLPSLLRRDEA from the coding sequence ATGAGCACCCTCCTCTGGAGCATTACAATAACTTCCCTCCTCGCAACGCTGATCATAAGCGTTTACGGGATTGTGGCAAAGCCCAACCTCGTGAAAAAACTCATAGCGTTAACTATCTTCGGTGATACGGCCAACGTCCTCGTGGTTCTCCTCGGTTATAGGGTAATCTACCCCGTAAAGCCCCCAATTCTGCCCCAGCTCTCCAAAACGGCCCTCGGAGAGTTCGTTAGGACGGCCGTTGACCCGCTCCCGCAGGCGTTGGTTTTAACGGCAGTAGTCATTGGAATGGCGGTTAACATTCTCATAGCCTTCGCGATAATCCAGATTTACAGGATTTACGGGACGCTGGATGTGAGGGAAGTCGGCAAACTCCTCCCCAGCTTATTGAGGAGGGATGAAGCATGA
- a CDS encoding MnhB domain-containing protein, translating into MKRLIGLIITLITVLGVACYIAQNLTPQKNLHPLGEFYLQNSYFGEYSAKSPEAVTSIIWDYRGVDTLFETAVFFLAIIGSLTLFRLSKEQSEEAKQGEPKPELPEPVGTVTKLIVAMILAVSASIALHGQLTPGGGFQGGSALAVAPLLIIAVCTKYALEKNGLDKTRAIIIRSIGLLGVVLTALVPLLTGGYLMQNQPIFPAKALGVPLGGSLVFYNFFEYLAVGAGFTAVFLLLSIPEEKFRKFLGVRR; encoded by the coding sequence ATGAAGCGCTTAATCGGCCTAATCATCACCCTAATCACCGTCCTTGGGGTTGCTTGTTACATTGCCCAAAACCTGACCCCACAAAAGAACCTCCACCCCCTCGGAGAATTCTACCTCCAGAACAGCTACTTCGGAGAATACTCCGCAAAAAGCCCAGAGGCAGTAACTTCAATCATCTGGGACTACCGTGGAGTTGATACACTATTCGAGACGGCCGTCTTCTTCCTGGCAATAATAGGAAGCCTAACCCTCTTCAGGCTGAGCAAAGAACAAAGCGAAGAAGCAAAACAAGGCGAGCCAAAACCAGAACTCCCAGAACCGGTGGGAACAGTGACAAAACTCATAGTCGCAATGATTCTGGCTGTTTCCGCTTCAATAGCACTCCACGGGCAATTAACACCCGGCGGCGGCTTTCAGGGTGGCTCCGCACTGGCAGTTGCTCCGTTGCTGATAATAGCAGTCTGCACCAAGTACGCGCTTGAAAAGAACGGTCTCGACAAGACGAGGGCCATAATAATCCGTTCAATCGGACTGCTCGGAGTTGTACTCACTGCTTTAGTCCCACTCCTCACGGGAGGCTACCTCATGCAGAACCAGCCCATCTTCCCGGCAAAAGCCCTCGGAGTACCCCTGGGGGGTTCTCTGGTGTTCTACAACTTCTTTGAATACCTCGCCGTTGGGGCAGGCTTCACGGCAGTCTTCCTCCTCCTGAGCATTCCAGAGGAAAAGTTCAGAAAATTCCTGGGGGTGAGGAGATGA
- a CDS encoding hydrogenase subunit MbhD domain-containing protein, producing the protein MIELHLSILAITALIGLAFSYLAITEKDLLRAVAYSAVQAIAYAIIFYLLMAPDIVLAYVAIAVGIYSALLIFIIGKTERYEVV; encoded by the coding sequence ATGATCGAGCTGCACCTATCAATCCTCGCAATCACGGCCTTGATAGGTCTGGCATTCTCATACTTAGCAATAACAGAAAAAGACCTCCTCAGGGCAGTGGCCTACTCAGCAGTCCAGGCCATAGCCTACGCCATAATCTTCTACCTCCTCATGGCGCCGGACATTGTCCTCGCCTACGTGGCAATAGCGGTGGGAATATACTCGGCGCTCCTCATCTTCATCATCGGAAAAACCGAAAGGTACGAGGTGGTGTGA
- the mnhG gene encoding monovalent cation/H(+) antiporter subunit G, protein MSITFILGAILITIGGICDLLGAIGLLKFPNFYVRLHAATVGTIGGAVVPLFGVALLALGTNIPHKYAIAGASLITGIIVLLAAPAGATALAYAAHRSGIVEWKPKVDHLKEARE, encoded by the coding sequence ATGAGCATAACCTTCATCCTCGGCGCAATCCTGATAACCATCGGCGGAATCTGCGACCTCCTTGGAGCAATCGGGCTGCTCAAGTTTCCAAACTTCTACGTCCGCCTGCACGCGGCAACCGTCGGGACAATAGGCGGGGCAGTAGTGCCGCTCTTCGGCGTTGCCTTATTAGCACTCGGCACAAACATCCCACACAAATACGCGATAGCCGGAGCCAGCCTCATCACGGGGATAATAGTCCTCCTCGCGGCTCCGGCAGGAGCAACGGCACTGGCCTACGCCGCCCACAGGAGCGGGATTGTGGAGTGGAAACCCAAGGTTGACCACCTAAAGGAGGCGAGAGAATGA
- a CDS encoding monovalent cation/H+ antiporter complex subunit F has translation MEIIFPLYIAAFILYTIRAIKGPTVPDMILAVDCMSFDIAAFMAILAVYFRSIYLISGAITLALWAYLLDVYIANHLTKKEVGA, from the coding sequence ATGGAAATCATCTTCCCCCTGTACATAGCGGCGTTCATCCTCTACACAATAAGGGCCATCAAAGGTCCAACCGTCCCAGACATGATTCTAGCGGTTGACTGCATGAGCTTTGACATAGCAGCATTCATGGCGATCCTCGCGGTATACTTCAGAAGCATCTACCTCATCAGCGGGGCTATAACCCTGGCACTCTGGGCCTACCTCTTAGACGTTTACATCGCAAACCACCTCACGAAGAAGGAGGTGGGAGCATGA
- a CDS encoding NADH-quinone oxidoreductase subunit B family protein has product MIKKSLWVFHLNSGSCNGCDIEVLNMFAPRNDVERLGIKLVGSPRHADAIAFTGPITRECLPKVIDALTAVPDPKVVLAIGACACGGGIWYDTYSVIGGIKELYKILKEEYNIEPPATVFIPGCPPKPEAIIYGVAVARGMLEKKQRKQVYIEPEESVAEEKIRLASLLMEAEKTRHFLPKLEVRRV; this is encoded by the coding sequence ATGATAAAGAAAAGCCTCTGGGTCTTCCACCTCAACTCAGGCTCGTGCAACGGCTGTGACATAGAAGTTCTCAACATGTTTGCCCCAAGAAATGACGTCGAAAGGCTCGGGATAAAGCTCGTTGGAAGTCCTAGACACGCCGATGCCATAGCGTTCACCGGGCCCATCACGAGGGAGTGCCTTCCCAAAGTCATAGATGCCCTCACAGCCGTTCCCGACCCCAAAGTGGTTCTCGCTATTGGAGCCTGCGCCTGCGGGGGAGGCATCTGGTACGACACGTATTCCGTCATTGGGGGAATTAAAGAGCTCTACAAAATCCTGAAGGAAGAGTACAACATCGAACCGCCCGCTACCGTTTTCATCCCCGGCTGCCCGCCGAAACCGGAGGCCATAATCTACGGAGTTGCCGTCGCCAGAGGGATGCTCGAAAAGAAGCAGAGGAAACAGGTCTACATTGAGCCAGAGGAAAGTGTTGCTGAGGAAAAGATTCGGCTGGCGAGTCTTCTCATGGAAGCCGAAAAGACGAGACACTTCCTTCCAAAGCTTGAGGTCAGGAGGGTCTGA
- a CDS encoding 4Fe-4S binding protein has translation MGRLKLISKALSIGKVTEKYPFAPIEVPEDYRGKPVIDGEKCIGCGACANACPPQAIQVYDDVERGVRVVHLFLGRCIFCARCQDVCPVGAIKLTKEFELATPDQDDLHQVVELKLIRCGKCGKPFDTYRHLIQVAENVPPWERKSLLLCPECRMEKTSEWRLWGCKR, from the coding sequence ATGGGAAGGCTTAAACTCATTTCTAAAGCCCTCTCCATAGGCAAGGTCACGGAGAAGTATCCCTTTGCGCCGATTGAGGTGCCGGAGGACTACAGGGGAAAGCCCGTGATAGATGGAGAGAAGTGCATCGGTTGCGGCGCCTGTGCCAACGCCTGCCCGCCCCAAGCAATCCAGGTCTACGATGACGTTGAGAGAGGAGTGAGGGTCGTGCACCTTTTCCTCGGGAGGTGTATATTCTGCGCCCGCTGTCAGGATGTCTGTCCGGTGGGGGCGATAAAGCTGACGAAGGAGTTTGAGCTGGCAACCCCCGATCAGGACGACCTCCATCAGGTGGTCGAGCTCAAACTTATCCGTTGCGGCAAGTGCGGGAAACCGTTCGATACCTACAGGCACCTGATACAGGTGGCGGAGAACGTTCCTCCCTGGGAGAGGAAGTCGCTCCTTCTGTGCCCCGAGTGCCGGATGGAGAAGACCTCAGAATGGAGGCTCTGGGGGTGTAAACGATGA
- a CDS encoding NADH-quinone oxidoreductase subunit C, which produces MVVEVLKGCKILRHDDRVTVAEVSPERVREIAKGLFNAGCYYSCGMGVDERPVNMRFAMYHVFNCEAERRHVILKLTTPTNELTLPSITPVIEGASWSEREAMDMLGIIFEGHPEPERLILPEDWPEGVYPLRKDFPYNKKLPPAKPKEGRKKPRPDIIEVPLGPYHPTLHEPEYFELYVKGDKIVDAKYRGFHIHRGMEKLAESRMTLNQVPFLAERICGICGCTHSTAYCQAVEDATNIYVPERARYIRTIMLEVERLHSHLLWFGVACHLLGFDSGFMHLWRAREYIMDIAELITGNRKTYGINLIGGVRRDIPEEKKRKVLELLDLAEKDSREILDNVVKMGELKERMENVGVLPKKKGREIGVVGPVARASGIDTDVRRDHPYAAYGDLDFEVPVYKGEDVLSRFLVRYDETFQSFSMIRQALDNMPEGELINEDYEIPGFKLGLGVTEAPRGEDVHVVITWGENKVYRWHPRASTYNNLPAVPVMLRGNDIADAPIIIASIDPCFSCTDHVSIIDSENGRVLWRGSLEEGIRRVGNGKA; this is translated from the coding sequence ATGGTGGTTGAGGTACTGAAAGGATGCAAGATACTGCGGCACGATGACAGGGTAACGGTCGCGGAGGTAAGTCCTGAGAGGGTCAGGGAAATAGCTAAGGGCCTATTCAACGCCGGCTGTTACTACTCGTGTGGAATGGGGGTTGATGAGAGGCCGGTCAACATGAGGTTCGCGATGTATCACGTCTTCAACTGCGAGGCCGAGAGGAGGCACGTAATTCTCAAGCTGACAACTCCCACCAACGAGCTCACACTGCCATCGATAACTCCTGTGATAGAGGGAGCCAGCTGGTCAGAGAGAGAAGCTATGGATATGTTGGGAATCATTTTTGAGGGCCATCCAGAACCGGAAAGACTCATCCTGCCTGAAGATTGGCCTGAAGGGGTGTATCCTCTGAGAAAAGACTTTCCGTACAACAAGAAGCTCCCTCCAGCCAAACCAAAGGAGGGAAGGAAGAAACCAAGGCCCGATATCATCGAAGTGCCTCTCGGGCCTTATCACCCAACTCTCCACGAGCCGGAGTACTTTGAGCTCTACGTAAAAGGGGACAAAATCGTTGATGCAAAATACAGGGGATTCCATATTCACAGGGGCATGGAAAAACTCGCAGAAAGCAGGATGACCCTCAACCAAGTACCGTTCTTGGCCGAGAGAATATGCGGCATCTGCGGCTGCACGCACTCGACTGCTTACTGTCAAGCCGTGGAAGATGCAACCAACATTTACGTTCCAGAGCGCGCAAGGTACATCAGAACAATAATGCTTGAGGTAGAGAGGTTACACAGCCACCTCCTCTGGTTTGGAGTTGCCTGTCATCTCCTTGGATTCGACAGCGGTTTCATGCACCTCTGGAGGGCCAGGGAGTACATCATGGACATAGCGGAGCTGATAACGGGCAACAGGAAAACCTACGGAATAAACCTTATCGGTGGTGTTCGGAGGGATATCCCAGAGGAGAAAAAGAGAAAGGTTCTGGAACTCCTCGACCTCGCAGAAAAGGACAGCAGAGAAATCCTCGACAACGTTGTCAAGATGGGGGAGCTCAAAGAAAGGATGGAGAACGTCGGTGTTCTTCCGAAAAAGAAAGGCAGGGAAATAGGTGTTGTCGGACCGGTTGCCAGGGCCTCGGGGATAGACACGGACGTCAGGAGGGACCATCCATACGCGGCATACGGTGACCTTGACTTTGAGGTTCCCGTTTACAAAGGTGAAGACGTTCTCTCAAGGTTCCTCGTGAGATACGACGAAACTTTCCAGAGCTTCAGCATGATAAGACAGGCACTGGACAACATGCCGGAAGGAGAGCTCATAAACGAGGACTACGAGATACCCGGCTTCAAGCTCGGCCTTGGCGTCACCGAGGCTCCCAGGGGAGAGGACGTGCACGTTGTAATAACATGGGGGGAGAACAAGGTCTACCGCTGGCATCCGAGGGCCTCAACCTACAACAACCTGCCCGCGGTTCCCGTCATGCTCAGGGGCAATGACATCGCGGACGCTCCCATAATCATAGCCTCAATAGACCCGTGCTTCTCATGCACAGACCACGTCTCCATAATAGACTCGGAAAACGGTAGAGTCCTGTGGAGAGGTTCTCTGGAAGAAGGAATCAGGAGGGTGGGCAATGGGAAGGCTTAA
- a CDS encoding respiratory chain complex I subunit 1 family protein has product MTLAGCIVNVIFAVIFAPLLDGLERKIKAKLQTRQGPPILQTWFDLIKLFRRPSTTPSESMRWLFRLGPPIALASILTAFFFVPAILPDSMRFWGDIIAFLYLMTLGTVAVTLGGFSSGDPYAQIGSHREISLFMAEEFSLAFIIAALAVSAKSFTLSNLFPLPFKASALIGALLFVVLVYVAGARVPFDVAEAEPEIVEGPLIEYSGRQLALLKLSIYTKRLLLFTVFLNFFLRGTSAIRATYYVIGLIVLSVIYSTIEASCGRFRTKDAVRFLKRFSILGALCWLLAVMGW; this is encoded by the coding sequence ATGACTCTCGCAGGATGCATTGTAAACGTAATATTTGCAGTCATCTTTGCCCCGCTTTTAGATGGTCTCGAAAGAAAAATCAAGGCCAAACTTCAAACCCGTCAGGGACCGCCCATCCTTCAGACATGGTTTGATCTAATAAAGCTCTTCAGAAGGCCCTCGACAACCCCATCCGAGTCAATGAGATGGCTCTTCCGTCTTGGGCCTCCCATAGCACTCGCCTCGATACTCACAGCTTTCTTCTTCGTTCCAGCTATTCTGCCAGACTCAATGAGGTTCTGGGGGGACATCATAGCATTCCTCTACCTGATGACACTCGGTACCGTTGCCGTGACCCTGGGGGGCTTCTCAAGTGGAGACCCCTACGCCCAAATAGGATCCCACAGAGAGATATCCCTCTTCATGGCCGAGGAGTTTTCACTGGCCTTTATTATAGCGGCTTTGGCGGTTTCAGCCAAAAGCTTCACGCTCTCAAACCTCTTCCCCCTCCCGTTCAAAGCTTCCGCCCTTATCGGCGCACTGCTCTTCGTTGTGCTCGTGTATGTGGCCGGGGCAAGGGTTCCGTTTGATGTCGCTGAGGCAGAGCCTGAAATCGTGGAGGGGCCCCTAATCGAGTACAGTGGAAGGCAGCTTGCACTCCTAAAGCTCTCAATATATACAAAGAGACTTCTCCTGTTCACGGTCTTTCTGAACTTTTTCCTCAGGGGAACTTCAGCTATCAGGGCCACTTATTACGTGATAGGCCTGATCGTTCTATCAGTGATCTACTCCACAATAGAGGCCTCCTGCGGGAGATTCAGGACGAAGGACGCAGTGAGGTTTCTCAAGAGGTTTTCAATTCTCGGTGCCTTATGCTGGTTGTTAGCTGTAATGGGGTGGTAA
- a CDS encoding proton-conducting transporter membrane subunit translates to MTYLAPIVLLLVFAALIGLLSGGRIMTKVVNLISALASLGICYLGILGFTNNPPSVALNLFERESGMIGSLGSLTLKITPLSAFFLLILGVLSFSASLYGISYMGMYKKDTRLYNVSYPLFLLFMMLTLLTQNLLWFIIFWELMTLFSQFLVAFERNEKAVRAAFKYFCMTKAGADFMLLAIIVMIIKTAGTADYSGISQVLPSYLLHHPVETYAIATGMLVGLGVKAAMVPFHSWLPDAHPEAPSNVSALLSGVMIKLPVYMMFVVFLKFLPLDKYLGLGIALMGTLTLFFGTMYALKQTDSKRLLAYHSVGQIGYVILALGAGIYLLSTGDTLLGAVALAASLYHAINHAAFKGLLFLTAGSVVYRTGSRDLDYLGGLAKFMPITALTALIGALSIAGMPPLNGFVSKWMIYVSTLPTSTVLSLFGAFALFISSVTTASFVKYFTTIFTRPPLESIEVKEVPPTMWIPQGILAFICFVFGIYPKLPLSLISKALTFLGVKAPALKTFPGVVVPNTGNIEPLAIFIVLLSLGMALLAVTYSKIALPVWTTGTRKSLAMRLPASSYYASFEEEFKEVYSLGGWAGRVVSSIWKATRKLAVLYEVRSYQADLMMVTSAITLLVMVLILGGVSL, encoded by the coding sequence ATGACGTACCTTGCCCCTATTGTTCTCCTCTTAGTTTTTGCGGCATTAATCGGATTGCTCTCCGGCGGAAGGATAATGACAAAGGTTGTGAATCTGATCTCAGCATTAGCATCCCTTGGGATATGCTACCTTGGAATCCTCGGGTTTACAAACAACCCACCCTCAGTTGCACTCAACTTATTTGAACGGGAAAGCGGCATGATAGGGTCCTTGGGGTCATTGACTCTCAAAATAACCCCTCTGTCAGCTTTTTTCCTGCTGATCCTCGGCGTCCTCTCGTTTTCGGCTTCCCTTTACGGCATTAGCTATATGGGGATGTACAAAAAGGACACGAGGCTCTACAACGTCAGCTATCCCCTCTTCCTGCTGTTTATGATGCTGACTCTCCTGACCCAGAACCTCCTCTGGTTTATAATCTTCTGGGAACTGATGACCCTCTTCTCCCAGTTCCTGGTGGCGTTTGAAAGAAACGAAAAGGCGGTTAGGGCCGCTTTCAAGTACTTCTGCATGACCAAGGCAGGGGCAGACTTCATGCTACTGGCGATAATCGTCATGATAATCAAAACGGCCGGTACGGCGGACTACTCTGGGATATCTCAGGTTCTGCCGTCTTATCTCCTCCACCACCCGGTGGAAACCTACGCCATAGCAACGGGCATGCTGGTGGGACTCGGAGTTAAAGCCGCCATGGTGCCCTTCCACTCGTGGCTTCCAGACGCTCACCCCGAGGCCCCAAGCAACGTCTCAGCCCTGCTCAGCGGAGTCATGATAAAACTCCCAGTTTATATGATGTTCGTCGTGTTTCTCAAGTTCCTGCCCCTCGATAAGTACCTCGGGCTGGGAATAGCCCTGATGGGCACGCTGACCCTTTTCTTCGGGACAATGTACGCCCTCAAACAGACCGACTCGAAGAGACTTTTAGCGTATCACAGCGTTGGGCAGATAGGCTATGTAATCTTAGCTCTTGGGGCGGGAATATACCTCCTCTCGACTGGAGACACACTCCTTGGGGCGGTTGCACTGGCCGCATCGTTGTACCATGCAATAAACCACGCAGCTTTCAAAGGCCTCCTCTTCCTCACGGCGGGTTCGGTTGTTTATAGAACCGGGAGCAGGGATCTGGACTACCTCGGAGGACTGGCAAAGTTCATGCCGATAACAGCCCTCACAGCCCTCATTGGAGCACTTTCAATAGCGGGAATGCCGCCGCTGAACGGTTTCGTAAGCAAATGGATGATATACGTCTCAACACTTCCAACATCAACGGTTCTCTCCCTCTTCGGGGCCTTCGCGCTGTTCATAAGCTCGGTAACCACCGCTTCATTCGTCAAATACTTCACGACGATATTCACAAGGCCTCCCTTGGAGAGCATTGAGGTTAAAGAAGTGCCTCCAACGATGTGGATTCCGCAGGGAATACTAGCGTTCATCTGTTTCGTCTTCGGAATCTATCCCAAACTACCGCTCAGTCTTATATCAAAAGCTCTAACGTTCCTGGGCGTTAAAGCTCCGGCGCTGAAAACGTTCCCCGGGGTCGTTGTCCCCAACACCGGAAACATTGAACCGCTGGCGATTTTCATTGTCCTCCTGTCTCTTGGAATGGCACTACTGGCTGTAACATACTCCAAGATTGCCCTGCCGGTCTGGACAACCGGAACGAGAAAGTCACTCGCCATGCGCCTCCCGGCGAGTTCCTACTACGCTTCCTTTGAGGAGGAGTTTAAGGAAGTCTACTCCCTAGGCGGATGGGCGGGGAGAGTGGTGAGCTCGATCTGGAAAGCCACAAGAAAACTCGCGGTTCTGTACGAGGTGCGGTCATATCAAGCCGACCTGATGATGGTAACCTCCGCCATAACTCTCCTGGTAATGGTTCTGATACTTGGGGGTGTGTCACTATGA
- a CDS encoding CooT family nickel-binding protein produces the protein MCQSRVILLNGNGAEVIMTDVVLMDVKDDGRIEIMDIMGNRKTLHGCKVESIDFVSHRIFLREVSQ, from the coding sequence ATGTGCCAGTCAAGGGTTATACTCCTCAACGGAAACGGGGCCGAGGTGATAATGACGGATGTTGTTCTGATGGATGTTAAGGACGACGGGAGAATAGAAATCATGGACATCATGGGCAACAGGAAAACCCTTCATGGATGCAAGGTAGAAAGCATCGACTTCGTCTCTCACAGAATATTCCTGAGGGAGGTGAGCCAATGA
- a CDS encoding CooT family nickel-binding protein, translating to MKMCEAKAVVVEGEREEVVMVDVILLYFKDGKPVLRNLHGEEMVFEDYEIDSIDFMHHVIYLKLR from the coding sequence ATGAAAATGTGCGAGGCAAAGGCGGTAGTAGTCGAGGGGGAAAGAGAAGAGGTGGTTATGGTAGATGTCATTCTCCTGTACTTCAAGGATGGGAAGCCAGTTCTAAGAAACCTCCACGGGGAGGAAATGGTGTTCGAGGACTATGAGATAGATAGCATTGACTTCATGCACCACGTTATATACCTAAAACTGAGGTGA